From one Streptomyces chromofuscus genomic stretch:
- a CDS encoding L,D-transpeptidase family protein: MAVHTPVTPTNPHTPHPEWRTHVSLPRSLSRLTVPAVALALAASLSACGSGDASTTGGRPDNAVAAQAQRSTPPDGRGTAQAKSVPGGGRAESNTAAVPTPLPGVGPRTLARIPGKTRQVVLVTGRGKNSSVSEAVLYRRTEAGWEPGKTWPAHNAVEGWTDDHRLGDHRSPIGVFTLTDAGGLLPDPGTRLPYDQSTGFTINGTGSLGEPLAGSFDYVIAIDYNRKPGVSPLDWTRPLGAEKGGGIWLHVDHEGPTQGCVSLRKRHMRELLLALDPGQHPVIVMGDAESLRR, translated from the coding sequence ATGGCCGTACACACCCCTGTCACACCGACGAACCCGCACACCCCGCACCCGGAGTGGCGGACGCACGTCTCCCTGCCCCGCTCGCTCAGCCGCCTGACGGTGCCGGCCGTAGCGCTGGCCCTTGCGGCGTCTCTCAGCGCGTGCGGAAGCGGGGACGCCTCGACCACCGGCGGCCGGCCGGACAACGCCGTGGCGGCGCAGGCCCAGCGGAGCACTCCGCCCGACGGACGGGGCACGGCACAGGCCAAGTCCGTGCCGGGCGGCGGACGGGCCGAGAGCAACACCGCGGCCGTCCCCACGCCGCTGCCGGGCGTGGGCCCGCGGACGCTCGCCCGGATCCCGGGTAAGACGCGGCAGGTGGTCCTGGTCACCGGACGAGGCAAGAACTCCTCGGTCTCGGAGGCGGTCCTGTACCGGCGCACGGAGGCGGGCTGGGAGCCGGGGAAGACCTGGCCGGCCCACAACGCCGTCGAGGGATGGACCGACGACCACCGCCTCGGCGACCATCGCTCGCCCATCGGCGTCTTCACCCTCACCGACGCGGGCGGACTGCTGCCCGACCCCGGCACCAGGCTGCCGTACGACCAGTCGACCGGATTCACCATCAACGGCACGGGATCCCTGGGCGAGCCCCTCGCGGGCTCCTTCGACTACGTCATCGCCATCGACTACAACCGCAAGCCGGGTGTCTCGCCGCTGGACTGGACCCGTCCGCTCGGCGCCGAGAAGGGCGGCGGCATCTGGCTGCACGTCGACCACGAGGGACCCACACAGGGCTGCGTGAGTCTGCGGAAGCGGCACATGCGGGAACTGCTGCTCGCGCTCGACCCCGGGCAGCATCCTGTGATTGTCATGGGGGACGCGGAGTCGTTGCGCCGGTGA
- a CDS encoding response regulator transcription factor, with product MCAHVLVAEDDDMQAELIRRLLVREGHEAVVVSDGRAAIDAARRRRPDLVVLDLMLPGIDGYGVCRVLRDDQDEPIPILMLTARSTEDDLLLGLDTGADDYMTKPYSPRELMARVRAVLRRTLRPAEPSPVLRAGAIAVDPLRHLATCDGAPVPCTRGEFAILHAMTAEPGRVFTRRQLLHHTRGLDRASTERAIDVHIMNLRKKFEPDPRRPVRLLTVFGVGYKLVGGGRDDA from the coding sequence GTGTGCGCACATGTCCTGGTCGCGGAAGACGACGACATGCAGGCGGAACTGATACGCCGGCTGCTGGTGAGGGAAGGGCACGAGGCCGTGGTGGTCTCCGACGGGCGAGCCGCGATCGACGCGGCCCGCCGCCGCAGGCCCGATCTGGTCGTCCTGGACCTCATGCTGCCCGGCATCGACGGCTACGGAGTCTGTCGCGTGCTGCGCGACGACCAGGACGAACCGATACCGATCCTCATGCTGACCGCCCGCTCCACCGAGGACGACCTGCTCCTCGGCCTCGACACCGGCGCGGACGACTACATGACGAAGCCGTACAGCCCCCGTGAGTTGATGGCCCGCGTCCGTGCGGTGCTGCGCCGCACTCTGCGTCCTGCGGAACCGTCGCCCGTGCTGCGCGCGGGCGCCATCGCCGTCGATCCGCTCCGGCATCTGGCGACGTGCGACGGCGCCCCCGTCCCCTGCACGCGCGGCGAGTTCGCCATCCTTCACGCGATGACCGCGGAACCCGGCCGGGTCTTCACACGCCGGCAGCTGCTGCACCACACCCGCGGCCTCGACCGGGCGTCCACCGAGCGTGCCATCGACGTGCACATCATGAATCTGCGCAAGAAGTTCGAGCCGGATCCACGCAGACCTGTCCGGCTGCTGACGGTGTTCGGCGTCGGCTACAAGCTCGTCGGCGGCGGGCGCGATGACGCTTAG